From the genome of Rarobacter incanus, one region includes:
- a CDS encoding histidinol-phosphate transaminase: MTDSQPAWPVPLRPELRSERPYGAPQLDVPILLNVNENPYQPSADVVSDIAAAVAAAATTLNRYPDRDFLALRADLAGYLRAESGVDLAAQNMWAANGSNEVMAHIFGAFGGPGRTALSFAPTYSMYAEYARDSHTDWMVGQRDGSFAIDPAVAARTITDVQPSIILLTSPNNPTGTALEPEVLRAVLAAAAKVRVDDAPAVVVVDEAYAEFRREGVPSALELLGDYPNLIVTRTMSKAFAAAGLRLGYAAADPRVVDCLQIVRLPYHLSAITQAAARAALRHQSELLSKVADLRAERDALVSWLRGRRLDGKPLTVADSDANFVYFGLFPDRHAVWQGLLDRGVLIREVGPDGWLRVSVGTPAETEAFKQALIEVAGI, translated from the coding sequence GTGACGGATTCGCAACCGGCATGGCCGGTTCCATTGCGTCCGGAACTGCGATCGGAACGGCCCTATGGGGCCCCGCAACTGGACGTTCCCATCTTGCTGAACGTCAACGAAAACCCCTATCAACCGTCCGCCGATGTCGTCAGCGACATCGCCGCAGCGGTTGCCGCGGCCGCGACAACCCTCAACCGGTACCCGGATCGCGACTTTTTGGCGCTGCGAGCCGACCTGGCGGGCTACCTGCGCGCGGAATCGGGCGTGGACCTTGCCGCGCAGAACATGTGGGCCGCCAACGGATCGAATGAGGTCATGGCGCACATATTCGGCGCGTTCGGCGGGCCCGGTCGCACGGCGCTTTCCTTTGCTCCCACCTATTCGATGTACGCGGAGTACGCCCGAGATTCCCACACCGACTGGATGGTGGGTCAAAGAGATGGCTCGTTTGCCATCGATCCCGCGGTGGCCGCGCGGACGATCACGGATGTTCAACCGTCGATTATCTTGCTCACCAGTCCAAACAACCCGACCGGTACCGCCCTCGAGCCGGAGGTGCTGCGCGCAGTCCTCGCCGCAGCCGCGAAGGTGCGTGTCGACGACGCGCCCGCGGTGGTCGTGGTCGACGAGGCGTACGCGGAATTCCGCCGCGAGGGCGTGCCCTCCGCACTCGAGCTGCTCGGCGACTACCCGAACCTCATCGTCACTCGGACCATGTCCAAGGCGTTTGCGGCGGCGGGCCTGCGCCTGGGCTACGCCGCTGCGGATCCACGGGTCGTTGACTGCCTACAAATTGTGCGCCTTCCCTACCACCTCTCCGCCATCACCCAGGCCGCGGCCCGGGCGGCGCTGCGTCACCAATCCGAGCTGCTATCGAAGGTCGCGGATCTTCGCGCCGAGCGGGACGCCTTGGTGAGTTGGCTGCGCGGGCGCCGACTGGATGGGAAGCCGCTGACGGTCGCGGATTCCGACGCCAATTTCGTGTATTTTGGACTGTTCCCGGACCGGCACGCCGTGTGGCAAGGCCTGCTTGACCGCGGCGTTCTAATCCGCGAGGTCGGACCAGACGGCTGGTTGCGGGTATCGGTGGGGACCCCCGCAGAGACGGAAGCATTCAAGCAAGCACTGATAGAGGTGGCAGGAATATGA
- the hisB gene encoding imidazoleglycerol-phosphate dehydratase HisB, with translation MSEANDRTASVERSTSESTVSVAINLDGSGTADIETSVPFFDHMLTALSRHSLIDMTIRSSGDTHIDVHHTVEDTAIVLGEALRIALGDKAGISRFGDATVPLDEALAQAIVDVSGRPYFVHEGEPAGQEYHLIGGHFTGSLTRHVLESLAYHAGICLHMRVLAGRDPHHIVEAQFKALARALRAAVQPDPRVQGIPSTKGAL, from the coding sequence ATGAGCGAGGCCAACGACCGCACCGCCAGCGTGGAACGTTCCACATCCGAATCGACGGTAAGCGTTGCCATCAATCTCGATGGGTCGGGAACCGCGGACATCGAAACCTCGGTGCCCTTCTTCGACCACATGCTCACCGCGCTATCGCGGCATTCGCTGATCGACATGACCATCAGGTCAAGCGGTGACACGCATATCGACGTCCACCACACCGTCGAGGACACCGCGATCGTCCTCGGCGAAGCACTGCGGATCGCCCTTGGTGACAAGGCGGGTATCTCCAGATTCGGTGACGCCACGGTTCCCCTCGACGAGGCTCTCGCCCAGGCGATCGTGGACGTATCGGGCCGCCCCTACTTTGTGCATGAGGGTGAGCCTGCTGGGCAGGAATATCACCTGATCGGGGGGCACTTCACGGGTTCGCTGACGCGACACGTCTTGGAATCCTTGGCGTATCACGCGGGGATTTGCCTGCACATGCGGGTGCTGGCCGGACGCGACCCGCACCACATCGTGGAGGCCCAATTCAAGGCCCTAGCAAGGGCGCTGCGGGCGGCCGTGCAGCCCGACCCGCGCGTCCAGGGAATACCCTCGACAAAGGGAGCACTGTGA
- the hisH gene encoding imidazole glycerol phosphate synthase subunit HisH — protein MSAPGVVVFDYGFGNVRSAVRALEHVGASVSLSGDFDEAMQAQALVIPGVGAFAACVDALRAKRGDWIVERRLAGGRPVFGICVGMQIMFERGIEHGQDALGLGQWEGTVDRLEAQVVPHMGWDTVTVPAGSALFDGIADERFYFVHSYAARTFPLLDAPPTSGAFTHPLVTWSDHGGPFVAAVENGPLMATQFHPEKSGDAGAHLLRNWLRSIS, from the coding sequence ATGAGCGCACCTGGGGTCGTTGTATTCGATTACGGATTCGGAAATGTCCGCTCCGCGGTCAGGGCTCTCGAACACGTCGGCGCGAGCGTTAGTTTGTCCGGTGATTTCGATGAAGCGATGCAAGCGCAGGCGCTGGTCATCCCCGGGGTTGGCGCCTTCGCCGCCTGCGTGGATGCGCTGCGCGCCAAACGCGGTGACTGGATCGTCGAGCGACGCCTGGCCGGGGGACGCCCCGTTTTCGGGATCTGCGTCGGAATGCAGATCATGTTCGAACGCGGAATCGAGCACGGCCAAGACGCGCTGGGTCTGGGGCAATGGGAAGGCACGGTCGATCGCCTCGAGGCGCAGGTCGTCCCGCACATGGGATGGGACACCGTGACGGTCCCCGCCGGGTCGGCGCTGTTCGACGGGATCGCCGATGAGCGGTTCTACTTCGTCCACTCGTACGCGGCGCGCACGTTCCCGCTGTTGGATGCGCCGCCGACAAGCGGGGCCTTCACTCACCCGCTCGTTACCTGGTCGGACCACGGGGGGCCCTTCGTGGCGGCCGTCGAGAATGGGCCGCTGATGGCGACCCAATTCCACCCCGAAAAATCCGGGGACGCGGGCGCCCACCTGCTGCGCAACTGGTTGCGCAGCATCTCCTGA
- the priA gene encoding bifunctional 1-(5-phosphoribosyl)-5-((5-phosphoribosylamino)methylideneamino)imidazole-4-carboxamide isomerase/phosphoribosylanthranilate isomerase PriA: MTGPTLPPLTLLPAVDVAEGQAVRLVQGEAGSETSYGDPLSAALDWQRGGASWIHLVDLDAAFGRGSNAELLAEVVGRLDVDVELSGGIRDDESLRRALATGCRRVNIGTAALENPEWTARIISEFGDRVAVGLDVRGTTLAARGWTRDGGDLWEVLARLDAAGCSRYVVTDVTKDGTLRGPNLELLAEVAERANAPVVASGGISSLDDLVALRSLVAQGVDSAIVGKALYAGAFTLPEAIAVAEK, from the coding sequence ATGACCGGTCCGACCCTGCCCCCACTCACACTTCTGCCTGCCGTCGACGTGGCAGAGGGCCAAGCCGTCCGGCTAGTACAGGGAGAGGCGGGATCTGAGACGTCATACGGCGATCCGCTGTCCGCGGCGCTGGACTGGCAGCGCGGCGGTGCGAGCTGGATCCACCTCGTCGATCTGGATGCCGCATTCGGGCGCGGAAGCAACGCCGAATTGCTTGCCGAGGTGGTGGGGCGCCTGGACGTCGACGTCGAACTCTCAGGGGGAATCCGCGACGACGAGTCGCTTCGTCGCGCGCTTGCCACGGGATGCCGGCGCGTGAACATCGGCACCGCGGCGCTGGAGAACCCGGAATGGACCGCGCGCATCATCTCGGAATTCGGCGATCGCGTCGCGGTCGGCCTGGACGTTCGCGGGACTACCCTTGCGGCCCGGGGGTGGACGCGCGATGGCGGTGACCTGTGGGAGGTGCTTGCCCGTTTGGACGCCGCCGGATGCTCTCGATACGTGGTGACCGACGTTACCAAGGACGGGACGCTGCGCGGCCCCAACCTGGAACTACTCGCCGAGGTGGCGGAACGTGCCAACGCCCCGGTGGTCGCGTCTGGAGGCATTTCGTCGCTTGACGATTTGGTCGCTCTGCGCTCCCTGGTGGCGCAGGGCGTCGACTCGGCAATCGTCGGCAAGGCGCTGTACGCGGGCGCGTTTACCCTGCCAGAAGCGATCGCGGTGGCCGAGAAATAG
- a CDS encoding SseB family protein: protein MVAPDPASGAGGTDVGAHACAPRGVGRTLPPTSAFAGDDGRPDPALASALEEFRAGAGSLTRVVAALRHARVLIPMLPELVSEGSDESGHRVEKEAAAGIVAVDGGDGRTALPVFSSMAQLTAWHARARPVPMPGEFAALAAIEQNWSLLVIDPSSARAAVIPRTAMWALAREQPWEPAAEPGFVAADVAKEMVFVATGVDHVATARVVGTRTDGVRVTLGLDAGLSRAQLETVVARVNRAFAASHTVASRIDSVSLKITSA from the coding sequence GTGGTCGCGCCTGATCCGGCGAGCGGCGCCGGCGGTACGGACGTCGGCGCTCACGCGTGCGCCCCGCGTGGGGTTGGCAGGACGCTGCCGCCCACCTCCGCATTCGCCGGGGACGACGGGCGCCCGGATCCCGCGCTCGCCAGCGCGCTGGAAGAGTTCCGCGCGGGCGCCGGCTCCTTGACCCGGGTCGTGGCGGCATTGCGTCACGCGCGCGTCCTGATACCGATGCTTCCCGAATTGGTTTCGGAAGGAAGCGACGAGTCCGGCCACCGCGTCGAGAAGGAGGCCGCGGCGGGCATCGTGGCCGTCGATGGCGGCGACGGGCGCACCGCGCTCCCGGTGTTTTCTTCGATGGCTCAACTCACCGCGTGGCATGCCAGGGCCCGGCCCGTGCCGATGCCGGGCGAATTCGCGGCTCTCGCCGCAATCGAGCAGAACTGGTCGTTGCTGGTGATCGATCCTTCATCCGCCCGCGCAGCGGTCATTCCCCGCACCGCGATGTGGGCCCTGGCGCGCGAACAGCCTTGGGAGCCCGCGGCGGAGCCGGGCTTTGTCGCTGCGGACGTGGCAAAGGAAATGGTCTTTGTGGCGACGGGCGTCGACCACGTGGCGACGGCCCGCGTCGTGGGCACGCGAACCGATGGCGTGCGGGTCACTCTCGGCCTCGATGCGGGGCTGTCACGCGCGCAACTCGAAACCGTGGTGGCCCGCGTCAATCGGGCCTTTGCTGCCTCGCACACGGTGGCGTCGCGGATCGATTCGGTGAGCCTCAAGATCACTTCGGCATAG
- a CDS encoding DUF1844 domain-containing protein: protein MTRNDAPEFDAESALRDIADVPAVEIITTASVHLMSAAAVKCGLGEGPGSEQEKDLDEARKLIVALAGLITASAPDLGSQHARSLRDGLRSLQLAFREASEFPDPVGQGPGEDLTGPVR, encoded by the coding sequence GTGACTAGGAATGATGCACCCGAATTTGATGCCGAATCCGCGCTGCGCGACATCGCCGATGTCCCTGCCGTCGAGATCATCACCACGGCAAGCGTGCACCTCATGAGCGCGGCAGCAGTCAAGTGCGGATTGGGTGAGGGGCCGGGGTCCGAACAAGAAAAAGATTTGGACGAGGCCCGCAAGCTCATTGTGGCGCTGGCCGGACTCATCACGGCTTCGGCGCCCGATCTGGGATCTCAGCACGCTCGATCCTTGCGCGATGGACTCCGCTCGCTCCAGCTTGCCTTCAGGGAGGCCTCCGAATTCCCGGACCCCGTCGGCCAGGGGCCGGGCGAGGACCTGACCGGCCCGGTTCGCTAG
- the infC gene encoding translation initiation factor IF-3 has translation MFDFTCEEHTISEPRINDRIRVPEVRLVGPGGEQVGVVRIEVALNLAQEADLDLVEVAPDARPPVVKLMDYGKFKYESDMKAREARRNQANTQLKEIRFRLKIDDHDYETKKGHVVRFLSAGDKVKTMIMFRGREQSRPEMGVRLLQRLADDVAEFGTVESMPKQDGRNMVMVIAPTRKKADTKAEQRRAKPTREMASGAESTPAS, from the coding sequence ATGTTTGATTTCACATGTGAGGAGCACACCATCAGCGAGCCGCGTATCAACGATCGCATTCGCGTTCCGGAGGTTCGACTTGTCGGTCCGGGTGGCGAGCAAGTTGGGGTAGTCCGCATCGAGGTTGCACTCAACCTTGCGCAAGAGGCCGACTTGGATCTTGTGGAGGTTGCGCCGGATGCCCGCCCACCGGTTGTCAAACTGATGGATTATGGCAAATTCAAGTACGAATCGGACATGAAGGCTCGCGAGGCAAGGCGAAACCAGGCCAACACGCAACTTAAAGAGATTCGGTTCCGCCTCAAGATCGACGACCACGACTATGAGACCAAGAAAGGTCACGTAGTGCGGTTCCTTTCGGCAGGCGACAAGGTCAAGACGATGATCATGTTCCGCGGCCGCGAGCAGTCACGTCCGGAAATGGGTGTACGGCTATTGCAGCGCCTCGCCGACGACGTGGCTGAGTTCGGGACCGTTGAATCGATGCCGAAGCAGGACGGACGCAATATGGTGATGGTGATCGCCCCGACCCGCAAGAAGGCAGACACGAAGGCGGAGCAACGCCGTGCGAAGCCGACCCGCGAGATGGCCAGCGGGGCCGAATCGACCCCCGCCTCATAG
- the rpmI gene encoding 50S ribosomal protein L35 encodes MPKNKTHSGAKKRFRTTGSGKIMREQANKRHLLEHKSSRRTRRISMDQVVSAADAPKIKKLLGK; translated from the coding sequence ATGCCGAAGAACAAGACGCACTCCGGTGCCAAGAAGCGGTTCCGTACGACCGGTAGCGGAAAGATCATGCGCGAGCAGGCGAACAAGCGTCACCTGTTGGAGCACAAGTCGTCACGCCGCACCCGCCGCATCAGCATGGACCAGGTAGTTTCTGCAGCCGACGCCCCCAAGATCAAAAAACTGCTCGGCAAGTGA
- the rplT gene encoding 50S ribosomal protein L20 translates to MARVKRAVNAQKKRRSTLERASGYRGQRSRLYRKAKEQVTHSLVYAYRDRKARKGDFRKLWIQRINAAARAEGLTYNRFIQGLKAAEVEVDRRVLAEIAVSDPAAFKALVEVAKKALPEDVNAPKAA, encoded by the coding sequence GTGGCACGCGTGAAGCGGGCTGTAAACGCCCAAAAGAAGCGTCGTTCAACCCTCGAGCGGGCAAGCGGATACCGCGGCCAGCGCTCGCGCCTGTACCGGAAGGCGAAGGAGCAGGTCACACACTCGCTCGTTTACGCCTACCGCGACCGCAAGGCGCGCAAGGGTGACTTCCGCAAGCTGTGGATCCAGCGCATCAACGCCGCAGCTCGCGCCGAGGGCCTGACGTACAATCGTTTCATCCAGGGCCTGAAGGCCGCCGAGGTTGAGGTCGACCGTCGCGTCCTGGCCGAGATCGCCGTTTCGGACCCCGCCGCTTTCAAGGCGCTTGTCGAGGTCGCGAAGAAGGCTCTACCCGAAGACGTGAACGCGCCGAAGGCAGCCTGA
- a CDS encoding TrmH family RNA methyltransferase, with protein sequence MPTNHDRPEITNVNSDRVRAVRHLTSRSGRQRAGLFVVEGPQGVREAIAHAADRVRDVYITAEAAGRYPRMVADARAAAGVFVHAVSTQVANAMSADAQGVIAVADRAPYTPRQDALAELDGLARGGARMIAILHQVRDPGNAGAVIRAADAAGADAVVVTEHSVELTNPKVVRSTAGSLFHVPLVAGAPLEAAVDVLRAAGMSIFAADAAGERLDGPDFAWRLAAPTAWVFGNEARGFSDSERDLADRCVALPIFGAAESLNLATAAAVCLYASAFAQH encoded by the coding sequence ATGCCCACAAATCACGATCGCCCCGAGATAACCAACGTCAATAGCGACCGGGTGCGCGCCGTTCGGCATTTGACCTCCAGGTCGGGACGACAGCGCGCGGGCCTATTCGTCGTCGAAGGTCCCCAGGGCGTGCGCGAGGCGATTGCCCACGCCGCAGATCGCGTCCGGGACGTCTACATCACCGCGGAAGCCGCGGGCAGGTACCCGCGCATGGTGGCAGATGCGCGGGCCGCGGCGGGGGTGTTTGTTCACGCCGTTTCGACCCAGGTTGCCAATGCCATGAGCGCCGACGCGCAGGGTGTCATCGCCGTCGCGGACCGTGCTCCCTACACACCCCGGCAGGACGCATTGGCAGAGCTGGATGGGCTCGCACGCGGGGGCGCGCGCATGATCGCGATACTCCATCAGGTTCGCGATCCCGGCAATGCCGGTGCCGTCATCCGGGCCGCCGACGCGGCAGGTGCGGACGCAGTGGTGGTGACCGAACACTCGGTCGAGTTGACGAACCCGAAGGTGGTCCGCTCGACCGCCGGCTCCCTGTTCCACGTGCCGCTGGTGGCGGGCGCACCCCTTGAGGCAGCGGTCGATGTGCTGCGCGCCGCCGGCATGTCGATATTCGCCGCCGACGCCGCGGGAGAACGCCTTGACGGCCCTGACTTTGCGTGGCGCCTCGCGGCCCCGACCGCCTGGGTTTTCGGCAATGAGGCGCGCGGGTTCTCGGATTCCGAGCGCGACTTGGCGGACCGCTGCGTTGCGCTTCCGATCTTCGGCGCCGCGGAGTCGCTCAACCTCGCGACCGCCGCCGCGGTGTGCCTGTACGCATCCGCGTTCGCCCAGCACTAG
- a CDS encoding MFS transporter translates to MAGFFSFRAGWSPWQLILLAVVAGAAVMIAACLRLLSPAPERDGAGGAIKDEATSRGPRASKWRVSSSVLLLGGAAFLLMLAEGVANDWSALQVASRFGASDAVSALGYAAFASTMTLGRFATDAVVARLGALPVLIGGAGVGAAGLAVVVASPALPLTLAGWALLGTGLAGCVPQLFTAAGNLPGTSAGITISRVLSFGYVGQLAGPAVIGWAAQASTVTLALAIPAGGLVAVIGTYPLMKRALERRAGR, encoded by the coding sequence GTGGCCGGGTTCTTTTCCTTTCGCGCGGGATGGTCGCCGTGGCAGCTAATCCTGCTCGCAGTCGTTGCCGGCGCCGCCGTCATGATCGCGGCCTGCCTGCGGCTACTGAGTCCGGCGCCCGAACGTGACGGCGCAGGTGGCGCGATCAAGGACGAGGCCACCTCCCGCGGCCCCCGCGCATCGAAGTGGCGCGTGTCCTCGTCCGTGCTCTTGTTGGGCGGTGCCGCGTTCCTGCTCATGCTGGCGGAGGGGGTAGCCAACGACTGGAGCGCCCTGCAAGTTGCGTCCCGATTTGGCGCATCGGATGCGGTGTCGGCACTGGGCTATGCGGCGTTTGCGAGCACCATGACGCTGGGAAGATTCGCCACCGATGCGGTCGTCGCGCGCCTCGGGGCGTTGCCCGTCCTGATCGGTGGCGCTGGTGTGGGGGCGGCGGGCCTTGCCGTGGTCGTGGCATCGCCCGCGCTGCCCCTGACGTTGGCCGGATGGGCGCTGTTGGGGACGGGGTTGGCGGGCTGCGTGCCGCAATTGTTCACCGCTGCCGGAAATCTGCCCGGCACCAGCGCCGGAATCACCATCTCGCGCGTGCTCAGCTTCGGCTATGTGGGACAGCTGGCCGGTCCGGCCGTAATCGGCTGGGCGGCGCAGGCGTCAACCGTCACCCTCGCGCTGGCCATTCCGGCGGGTGGGCTTGTCGCGGTGATCGGAACATACCCGCTCATGAAGCGCGCGCTTGAGCGCCGCGCGGGCCGCTAA
- a CDS encoding MFS transporter, producing MTATTPASLAVSLAVFGFFMGALDAVMNTHALAVERAYRRPILAAFHAMFSVGGPQERWPGSFPFARDGRRGS from the coding sequence GTGACCGCCACCACGCCCGCCTCGCTGGCCGTGTCCCTTGCTGTCTTCGGGTTCTTCATGGGGGCCCTCGATGCCGTGATGAACACGCACGCGCTCGCCGTCGAACGCGCGTACCGGCGCCCGATTCTGGCCGCGTTTCACGCGATGTTCTCGGTGGGCGGGCCGCAGGAGCGGTGGCCGGGTTCTTTTCCTTTCGCGCGGGATGGTCGCCGTGGCAGCTAA
- the pheS gene encoding phenylalanine--tRNA ligase subunit alpha, protein MPPVDDISPLDESAIAGAVDTALADIAAATTLDELKDVRIAHTSDRSRLALANRAIGKLDGKDKAAAGKLVGPARGRINKAIAARQAELEAERDATVIRTEGVDVTLPVDRRARGARHPLETMQEKVADFFVSMGWEIAEGPELEAEWFNFDALNFVPDHPARQMQDTFYVEARDAARPSNLVMRTHTSPVQARTLISRDLPVYIACPGKVFRTDELDATHTPVFHQVEGLAVDKGLTMAHLKGVLDRFAQALFGDEARTRLRPSYFPFTEPSAEMDLWFPQKKGGAGWIEWGGCGMVNANVLRAAGIDPDVYTGFAFGMGIERSVMLRHGVTDMRDMVEGDVRFSQQFGMEI, encoded by the coding sequence ATGCCCCCCGTCGATGACATCTCGCCCTTGGACGAGTCCGCCATCGCCGGTGCGGTTGATACCGCACTGGCCGATATCGCAGCAGCAACCACGCTGGACGAACTCAAGGACGTCCGCATCGCCCACACCTCGGACCGCAGCCGACTCGCGCTCGCAAACCGCGCGATCGGCAAACTCGATGGCAAGGATAAAGCCGCCGCGGGAAAGCTCGTGGGGCCGGCCCGGGGGCGGATCAACAAGGCGATCGCTGCGCGCCAAGCGGAACTTGAGGCGGAGCGCGACGCAACGGTGATCCGCACCGAAGGCGTGGACGTGACGCTGCCCGTGGATCGGCGCGCGCGCGGCGCCCGCCACCCGCTCGAAACGATGCAAGAAAAGGTCGCGGACTTCTTTGTGTCCATGGGTTGGGAGATCGCGGAGGGACCCGAACTCGAGGCCGAGTGGTTCAACTTCGATGCCCTCAACTTCGTGCCCGATCACCCCGCGCGCCAGATGCAGGACACGTTTTACGTTGAGGCGCGCGACGCGGCCAGGCCCTCGAACCTGGTTATGCGCACGCACACGTCGCCCGTCCAGGCGCGTACGCTCATCAGCCGCGATCTGCCGGTGTACATTGCCTGCCCCGGCAAGGTGTTCCGCACGGACGAACTCGACGCGACCCACACCCCGGTATTTCACCAGGTCGAGGGCCTGGCCGTGGACAAGGGCCTGACGATGGCGCACCTCAAGGGCGTGCTGGACCGCTTCGCGCAGGCGCTTTTCGGTGACGAGGCGCGCACGCGTTTGCGCCCCAGCTACTTCCCGTTCACGGAGCCCAGCGCGGAGATGGACCTGTGGTTCCCGCAGAAGAAGGGGGGAGCCGGGTGGATCGAATGGGGCGGATGCGGCATGGTCAATGCCAACGTCTTGCGGGCGGCCGGAATCGACCCCGATGTGTACACGGGATTCGCCTTCGGAATGGGGATCGAACGATCCGTGATGCTGCGACACGGCGTAACGGATATGCGGGACATGGTCGAGGGCGACGTGCGCTTCTCGCAGCAATTCGGGATGGAGATCTGA